Proteins encoded by one window of Clostridium perfringens:
- a CDS encoding response regulator transcription factor produces the protein MTNKKVLIVDDEEHIRELIKFNLKKEGYDTEVAVNGTEALKLIREIKFDLILLDLMLPEIDGLEVCKEIRRNEETSDIPVMMITAKGEEFDKVLGLELGADDYITKPFSIRELMARVKALLRRSNVKKEENIIKFGDVVVNFKTREVTKGTQNVELTLKEFELLKLLIKNKGNILTRELLLDKIWGYEYIGETRTVDVHIRHLRKKIESDDKNPQYIQTIRGVGYKFTSNE, from the coding sequence ATGACAAATAAAAAAGTCCTAATAGTAGATGATGAGGAACATATTAGAGAACTTATAAAATTTAATTTAAAAAAAGAGGGATATGATACAGAAGTTGCTGTTAATGGAACTGAAGCTCTAAAGCTTATAAGAGAAATTAAGTTTGATTTAATACTTTTAGATTTAATGCTTCCAGAAATAGATGGCTTAGAAGTATGTAAAGAAATTAGAAGAAATGAAGAAACTTCAGATATTCCAGTAATGATGATTACAGCAAAGGGGGAAGAGTTTGATAAAGTATTAGGCTTAGAACTTGGAGCAGATGATTATATAACAAAGCCATTTTCAATAAGAGAACTTATGGCTAGAGTAAAAGCTTTACTTAGAAGAAGTAATGTTAAAAAAGAAGAAAATATAATTAAATTTGGTGATGTAGTAGTTAATTTTAAAACAAGAGAAGTAACAAAAGGAACTCAAAATGTAGAATTAACATTAAAGGAGTTTGAATTATTAAAGCTTCTTATAAAGAATAAGGGCAATATATTAACTAGAGAACTTTTGCTTGATAAAATTTGGGGATATGAATACATAGGTGAAACAAGAACAGTAGATGTTCATATTAGACATTTACGCAAAAAGATTGAAAGTGATGATAAAAATCCTCAATATATTCAAACTATAAGAGGAGTTGGATATAAGTTTACAAGCAATGAATAA
- the phoU gene encoding phosphate signaling complex protein PhoU has translation MSIDDLRISIKELKSETKEMMELCEVAIEKSVDSIVNKDLDLAREVIKMDDDIDNLRNKIIEKSIELTALKQPMAKDLRNVYALSTIAMELERVGDYSVNIAMETIKIDNEEHITGMVGIPKMKSVCLNMLNAAKNALDSNETKLAYDAALEDNIVDDLYNDVYVNLLAAMHKDSNNINQGVKLIFVARYLERIGDHITNVCENIVYAIKGDMTELG, from the coding sequence ATGAGTATAGATGATTTAAGAATAAGTATAAAAGAATTAAAATCTGAAACTAAAGAAATGATGGAATTATGTGAAGTAGCCATAGAAAAATCAGTGGATTCAATAGTTAATAAGGATTTAGATCTAGCTAGAGAAGTTATAAAAATGGATGATGATATAGATAACTTAAGAAATAAAATAATTGAAAAATCTATTGAACTTACTGCTTTAAAGCAGCCTATGGCTAAAGACTTAAGAAATGTATATGCTTTATCAACTATAGCTATGGAACTTGAGAGAGTAGGAGATTATTCAGTAAATATAGCTATGGAAACAATAAAAATAGATAATGAAGAGCATATTACAGGAATGGTAGGCATACCTAAAATGAAATCAGTTTGTTTAAATATGCTAAATGCTGCAAAAAATGCATTAGATAGTAATGAAACAAAGTTAGCTTATGATGCCGCCTTAGAGGATAATATAGTTGATGATTTATATAATGATGTTTATGTAAATTTATTAGCTGCAATGCATAAAGACTCTAATAATATAAATCAAGGGGTTAAATTAATATTTGTTGCTAGATATTTAGAGAGAATAGGTGATCATATAACTAATGTTTGTGAGAATATAGTCTATGCCATAAAAGGTGATATGACTGAACTAGGATAA
- the pstB gene encoding phosphate ABC transporter ATP-binding protein PstB translates to MSDKKTKIQVRDLDLFYASNHALKKINIDIKENEVTALIGPSGCGKSTFLRTLNRMNDLIPIVRIEGEIQVDGKDIYKDDDVIALRTKVGMVFQKPNLFPMSIYDNVAYGPRVHGIKDKKVLDKIVEESLRDAAIWDEVKNRLKSSALGLSGGQQQRICIARAIAMNPEIILMDEPTSALDPISTLKVEELIRKLEDKYTIVIVTHNMQQAARISDKTAFFLNGELVEFSDTNTIFTNPRDKRTEDYITGRFG, encoded by the coding sequence ATGAGTGATAAGAAAACAAAAATTCAAGTAAGAGATTTAGATTTATTTTATGCAAGTAATCATGCGTTAAAGAAAATTAATATAGATATAAAAGAAAATGAAGTTACAGCACTAATTGGTCCTTCAGGATGTGGTAAATCAACTTTCCTTCGTACTTTAAATAGAATGAATGATTTGATTCCTATAGTTAGAATTGAAGGAGAAATACAGGTCGATGGAAAAGATATATACAAAGACGATGATGTTATAGCACTTCGTACTAAAGTAGGGATGGTATTTCAAAAGCCTAATCTTTTCCCAATGAGTATATATGACAATGTTGCTTATGGACCAAGAGTACATGGAATAAAAGATAAAAAGGTTTTAGATAAGATTGTAGAAGAGAGTTTAAGAGATGCTGCTATTTGGGATGAGGTTAAGAATAGATTAAAATCTTCTGCCTTAGGTCTTTCAGGAGGGCAGCAACAAAGAATATGTATTGCTAGGGCTATAGCTATGAATCCAGAAATAATTCTTATGGATGAGCCAACATCAGCTTTAGACCCAATATCAACATTAAAAGTAGAAGAGCTTATAAGAAAGCTTGAGGATAAATATACTATAGTAATAGTAACACATAATATGCAGCAGGCGGCGCGTATATCAGATAAAACAGCATTCTTCTTAAATGGAGAGCTTGTAGAGTTTAGTGATACTAATACAATCTTTACAAATCCAAGAGATAAGAGAACAGAAGATTATATAACAGGAAGATTTGGCTAA
- the pstA gene encoding phosphate ABC transporter permease PstA, translating into MRKVKDNILNGLVWLSAIFTIGILVIILGFIFIKGIGKINLTFLTSNYSAGGGGGILPMIVTTLWTVLLSLAVATPIGVLGAVYLQEYAKQGKMVKFIRFATESLAGIPSIVYGLFGGIFFVVALKMGYSILAGSLTVSIIILPVIIRTTEEALKTVPESYREASLGLGATKFQTLYKVILPSAMPGILSGVILSIGRIIGESAAILLTAGTVAQMPKGIFSSARTLTVQAYLVTKEKGDIETAAAVGIVLIVIILALNISAKLIAKKFNKANY; encoded by the coding sequence ATGAGAAAAGTTAAAGATAATATATTAAATGGGTTAGTTTGGTTATCAGCCATCTTTACAATAGGAATTCTTGTAATTATTTTAGGATTCATATTTATAAAGGGCATAGGAAAAATAAATTTAACATTCTTAACAAGTAATTATTCAGCTGGTGGCGGTGGTGGAATATTGCCAATGATAGTAACAACCTTATGGACTGTTTTACTTTCCTTAGCAGTGGCTACTCCCATAGGAGTTTTGGGAGCTGTATATTTACAAGAATATGCTAAACAAGGAAAGATGGTTAAGTTTATAAGATTTGCTACTGAAAGTTTAGCAGGTATTCCTTCAATTGTTTATGGATTATTTGGAGGTATATTCTTTGTAGTAGCTTTAAAAATGGGGTATTCAATTTTAGCAGGTTCATTAACAGTATCAATAATAATTTTACCTGTAATAATTAGAACTACAGAAGAAGCTTTAAAAACTGTGCCGGAATCATATAGAGAAGCATCCTTAGGATTAGGTGCTACAAAGTTTCAAACTTTATATAAAGTAATATTACCAAGTGCAATGCCTGGAATACTTTCAGGAGTAATATTATCAATAGGACGTATAATAGGGGAATCAGCAGCTATATTACTTACTGCTGGAACTGTTGCACAAATGCCAAAAGGAATTTTTTCAAGTGCAAGAACACTTACAGTTCAAGCTTACCTTGTAACAAAGGAAAAAGGAGATATAGAAACAGCAGCGGCAGTTGGAATAGTTCTTATAGTTATAATACTAGCATTAAATATTTCAGCTAAGTTAATAGCTAAAAAATTTAATAAGGCAAACTATTAA
- the pstC gene encoding phosphate ABC transporter permease subunit PstC, whose product MEAKSQNNKSKYFIESLTEKIFLISASVAVISLLLIIGFVFYKGLRPFIIEGYSFWDFIFGTQWIPSANKYGILPMIVASLGATIGALLIGVPVGILTSIFIAEIAPKKIAKIMSGAVELLAGIPSVLYGVFGLAIIVPTIQEVFNLPKGQSLLAVIIVLAIMMLPTVITVSETAIRAVPNAYKEGSLALGASKTETIFKVIVPAAKSGIMTGVVLGIGRAIGETMAVILVAGNTPVIPSSIMDSVRPLTTNIALEMGYAFGTHQEMLFATGVVLFTFILILNLVLSKLSNKGGK is encoded by the coding sequence ATGGAAGCTAAAAGTCAGAATAATAAGAGTAAATATTTCATAGAAAGCTTAACTGAAAAGATATTTTTAATTAGTGCCTCAGTAGCTGTAATAAGTTTACTTTTAATAATAGGATTTGTTTTTTATAAGGGATTAAGACCCTTCATAATAGAAGGATATTCTTTCTGGGATTTCATATTTGGTACACAATGGATACCAAGTGCAAATAAATATGGAATATTACCTATGATTGTGGCTTCTTTAGGTGCTACAATAGGAGCTTTATTAATAGGTGTTCCTGTGGGAATATTAACATCAATATTCATAGCAGAGATAGCACCAAAGAAAATAGCAAAAATTATGTCAGGAGCAGTAGAACTTTTAGCTGGAATCCCTTCTGTTTTATATGGAGTATTTGGATTAGCAATAATAGTTCCTACAATACAAGAGGTATTTAATTTACCTAAAGGACAAAGTTTGCTAGCTGTAATAATAGTATTAGCAATAATGATGTTACCGACGGTAATAACAGTATCAGAGACTGCTATAAGAGCTGTACCTAATGCATATAAAGAAGGATCATTAGCCTTAGGAGCATCAAAAACTGAAACAATATTTAAAGTTATTGTACCAGCGGCTAAATCAGGAATAATGACAGGGGTAGTATTAGGAATAGGTAGAGCAATTGGAGAAACAATGGCAGTTATATTAGTAGCGGGAAATACACCTGTTATTCCAAGTTCTATAATGGATAGTGTAAGACCTCTTACAACTAATATAGCCTTAGAAATGGGGTATGCATTTGGAACTCACCAAGAAATGCTATTTGCAACAGGGGTAGTATTATTTACATTCATATTAATACTAAACTTAGTACTTAGTAAACTTTCTAACAAGGGCGGTAAATAA
- a CDS encoding phosphate ABC transporter substrate-binding protein — protein MNRRRVVIALSSILAMGFLLTGCGGGSRANIIKISGSSSVGPLVEAEAEVFKKEMPDITVEVNQLGSSAGIKDAINGTVEIGISSRDLKEKELESGIKEKPIAYDGMSVIINNENPVQNLTMEQIRDIYTGKITNWKEVGGEDTPIVLVSREDGSGTRDAFQEIVGFNSEEISPQAQISDGSGSIKTMVAGNKNAIGYISFSYVDDSVHAVSIDGVKPTAENVQNKKYKLSRPFLLVYKEENLNENSKKFIDFIMSKEGQEIVEEDGLISVT, from the coding sequence ATGAATAGGAGAAGAGTAGTAATTGCATTAAGCAGTATTTTAGCAATGGGCTTTTTATTAACAGGATGTGGTGGAGGATCAAGAGCTAATATAATAAAAATTTCAGGCTCAAGTTCAGTAGGACCATTAGTAGAGGCTGAAGCAGAAGTTTTTAAAAAGGAGATGCCAGATATTACTGTTGAGGTAAATCAATTAGGATCATCAGCAGGAATAAAAGATGCTATAAATGGAACTGTAGAGATAGGAATTTCTTCAAGAGATTTAAAGGAAAAGGAATTAGAATCTGGAATTAAAGAAAAACCTATTGCCTATGATGGTATGTCAGTAATAATTAACAATGAAAATCCAGTGCAAAATCTTACAATGGAGCAGATTAGGGATATATATACAGGTAAAATAACAAACTGGAAAGAGGTTGGTGGAGAAGATACTCCAATAGTATTAGTTTCAAGGGAAGATGGATCAGGAACAAGAGATGCCTTCCAAGAAATTGTTGGATTCAATTCAGAAGAAATAAGTCCACAGGCTCAGATTTCAGATGGTTCTGGAAGTATTAAAACAATGGTAGCAGGAAATAAGAATGCAATAGGATATATATCCTTTAGTTATGTAGATGATTCAGTGCACGCTGTTAGTATTGATGGAGTAAAGCCTACAGCTGAAAATGTACAAAATAAAAAGTACAAGCTATCAAGACCATTTTTATTAGTATATAAAGAGGAAAATTTAAATGAAAATTCAAAGAAATTTATAGATTTCATAATGAGTAAAGAAGGACAAGAAATAGTTGAAGAAGATGGATTAATAAGTGTAACTTAA
- a CDS encoding phosphate ABC transporter substrate-binding protein, producing the protein MFKKRLIAIIGTIFIGATAMVGCNSGGSEAKSTNSVSISGSTSVGPVMEAEAEAFKTKKPDVSIEINQIGSSAGIKNAMEGVSEIGMASRDLKGEEKQAGLKEVEIAYDGIALITHKNNPVKDLTLAQIKDIYTGKITNWKELGGNDAPIVVVSREDGSGTRDAFQEIVGFKAEELTVNSQISDGSGNIKSLVQGNENAIGYISFSYVDDSVSAVKVDGVEATPENVLNKSYKVSRPFLAVYKEENLTESGKSFIDFILSEEGQDIVAKEHLIKVK; encoded by the coding sequence ATGTTTAAAAAGAGATTAATAGCAATTATAGGTACTATATTTATAGGTGCAACAGCCATGGTTGGATGTAATTCTGGAGGAAGCGAAGCAAAATCTACAAATTCAGTTAGTATATCTGGATCAACTTCTGTAGGGCCAGTTATGGAAGCAGAGGCGGAGGCTTTTAAGACTAAGAAACCAGATGTATCTATAGAAATAAATCAAATAGGATCATCAGCAGGTATTAAAAATGCTATGGAGGGAGTTTCAGAAATAGGAATGGCTTCTCGTGACCTTAAGGGAGAAGAAAAACAAGCAGGACTTAAAGAAGTAGAAATAGCTTATGATGGAATAGCTTTAATAACACATAAAAATAATCCAGTGAAGGATTTAACATTAGCTCAAATAAAAGACATATATACAGGAAAAATAACAAATTGGAAAGAACTTGGAGGGAATGATGCTCCAATAGTGGTTGTTTCTAGAGAGGATGGATCTGGAACAAGAGATGCTTTCCAAGAAATAGTGGGATTTAAGGCTGAAGAGTTAACTGTTAATTCTCAGATATCAGATGGATCAGGAAATATCAAGTCCTTAGTTCAAGGTAATGAAAATGCAATAGGATATATATCTTTTAGTTATGTTGATGATAGTGTAAGTGCAGTAAAGGTTGATGGAGTTGAAGCAACACCAGAAAATGTTTTAAATAAATCTTATAAAGTTTCAAGACCTTTCTTAGCAGTCTATAAGGAAGAGAATTTAACAGAATCAGGTAAGAGTTTTATAGATTTCATATTAAGTGAGGAAGGGCAAGACATAGTAGCTAAAGAACACTTAATAAAAGTAAAATAG
- a CDS encoding anaerobic sulfatase maturase, which translates to MPPLSLLIKPASSGCNLKCTYCFYHSLSDNRNVKSYGIMKDEVLESMVKGVLNEADGHCSFAFQGGEPTLAGLEFFEKLIEIQRKHNYKNLKICNSLQTNGTLIDESWAKFLSENKFLVGLSMDGPKEIHNLNRKDCYGLDTFSKVERATDLFKKYNVEFNILCVVTSNTVRHVNKIYRYFKEKDFKFLQFINCLDPLYEEKGKYNYSLKPKDYTKFLKNLFDFWYEDFLNGNRVSIRYFDGLLETILLGKSSSCGMNGTCTCQFVVESDGSVYPCDFYVLDKWRLGNIQDMTMKELFETNKNHEFIKSSFKVHEECQRCKWFRLCKGGCRRCRDSKEDSDLELNYYCQSYKEFFEYAFPRLINVVKTIK; encoded by the coding sequence ATGCCACCATTAAGTTTGCTTATTAAGCCAGCTTCTAGTGGATGTAATTTAAAATGCACTTATTGTTTTTATCATTCTTTAAGTGACAATAGGAATGTTAAGAGCTATGGTATTATGAAAGATGAAGTTTTAGAAAGCATGGTCAAAGGGGTTTTGAATGAAGCTGATGGCCATTGTAGTTTTGCTTTTCAGGGAGGAGAACCTACCTTAGCAGGATTAGAATTTTTTGAAAAGTTAATTGAGATTCAGAGAAAACATAATTATAAAAATTTAAAAATATGTAATAGTTTGCAAACCAATGGGACTTTAATAGATGAAAGTTGGGCAAAGTTTTTAAGTGAAAATAAATTTCTTGTGGGACTATCTATGGATGGACCTAAGGAAATACACAATTTAAATAGAAAAGATTGTTATGGTTTAGATACCTTTAGTAAGGTAGAAAGGGCAACGGATTTATTTAAAAAGTATAATGTTGAATTTAATATATTATGCGTTGTGACCTCTAATACAGTTAGGCATGTAAATAAAATATATAGATATTTTAAGGAAAAAGATTTTAAATTTCTTCAATTTATAAATTGTCTTGACCCATTGTACGAGGAAAAGGGTAAATATAATTATTCTTTAAAGCCAAAGGATTATACTAAGTTTTTAAAGAATTTATTCGATTTTTGGTATGAAGATTTTCTAAATGGAAATAGAGTAAGCATTAGATATTTTGATGGTTTATTAGAAACAATTTTATTAGGAAAGTCATCATCTTGTGGAATGAATGGGACATGTACCTGTCAGTTTGTTGTGGAAAGTGATGGGAGTGTTTATCCTTGTGATTTTTATGTTTTAGATAAATGGAGACTAGGCAACATACAGGATATGACAATGAAAGAATTATTTGAAACAAATAAAAATCATGAGTTTATAAAATCATCCTTTAAAGTTCATGAAGAATGCCAAAGGTGTAAGTGGTTTAGACTTTGTAAAGGTGGATGTAGAAGGTGCAGAGATTCAAAGGAAGACTCAGACTTAGAGTTAAACTACTATTGTCAAAGCTACAAGGAATTCTTTGAATATGCCTTTCCAAGGCTAATAAATGTTGTCAAGACTATTAAATAA
- the trpS gene encoding tryptophan--tRNA ligase: MEDKKKIIFSGIKPSGDLTLGNYLGAIKNWTKLQEEYDCYFCVVDLHAITVKQLPADLRRRTLEVLAIYIASGINPEKNTLFIQSHVPAHSEASWLLTCNSYMGELSRMTQYKDKSKKMGDSIGAGLFNYPVLMAADILLYNADLVPVGKDQMQHLELARDIGTRFNNSYSKTFTIPEGYVPKEGAKIMDLQDPSKKMSKSDANPNGFILIMDEPNVIRKKISRAVTDSIGVVNYTDEQPGVKNLINILCAIKGYTPEEVVKMYDGKGYAEFKNDVAEAIVEELAPVQEKVKALLGDKKALEEIYKKGAEKANYAAMKTLRKMQKKIGLIPR; this comes from the coding sequence ATGGAAGATAAGAAAAAAATTATTTTTAGTGGAATAAAGCCATCAGGTGATTTAACATTAGGAAATTACTTAGGCGCTATAAAAAACTGGACTAAATTACAAGAAGAATATGATTGTTATTTCTGCGTTGTTGATTTACATGCCATAACAGTAAAACAATTACCAGCAGATTTAAGAAGAAGAACTTTAGAAGTTTTAGCTATATATATAGCATCAGGAATAAATCCAGAGAAAAATACATTATTTATACAATCACATGTACCAGCTCATTCAGAAGCTTCATGGCTTTTAACATGTAATTCATATATGGGTGAATTAAGCAGAATGACTCAGTATAAAGATAAATCAAAGAAAATGGGCGATTCAATAGGAGCAGGATTATTTAATTATCCAGTTCTTATGGCAGCTGACATACTTTTATATAATGCAGATCTTGTTCCAGTGGGAAAAGACCAAATGCAACATTTAGAGCTTGCTAGAGATATTGGTACTAGATTTAACAATTCTTATAGCAAAACATTCACTATACCAGAGGGATATGTTCCAAAAGAGGGCGCAAAAATAATGGATTTACAAGATCCAAGCAAAAAGATGTCTAAATCAGATGCTAATCCAAATGGTTTCATATTAATAATGGATGAGCCTAATGTTATAAGAAAGAAAATTTCAAGAGCTGTAACAGATAGTATTGGTGTAGTAAATTATACTGATGAACAGCCAGGCGTTAAGAATTTAATAAATATTCTTTGTGCAATAAAAGGATATACTCCTGAGGAAGTTGTAAAAATGTATGATGGCAAAGGATATGCTGAATTTAAAAATGATGTAGCTGAAGCTATAGTTGAAGAGTTAGCTCCAGTTCAAGAAAAGGTTAAAGCTTTATTAGGAGATAAAAAAGCTTTAGAGGAAATATACAAAAAGGGTGCAGAAAAAGCAAATTATGCTGCAATGAAAACTCTTAGAAAAATGCAAAAGAAAATAGGATTAATCCCAAGATAG
- the brnQ gene encoding branched-chain amino acid transport system II carrier protein, producing the protein MNNKRSDFLVIGFALFSMFLGAGNLIFPPLLGRNLGADYYLGIIGFIITGVGVPLLGILSSMRVNGKFELFGDKVGKKFSLIYSIALFILIGPLLAIPRTAATTFELAFAPNFANINYFAVIVVYFLVNLIFVLKPSKVIDVLGKFLTPILLAILFFLIAKGVLSPIDALTKSYTPDALSTSLLEGYQTMDAIAAVIFSSIILGSIKAKGYTGKASFKLLIKAAVIAIGGLAIIYGGLIFLGAHTGDLALDLSNSQLLLFVAESILGHAGAILIGVSMALACLTTSIGLLSAGGSFFERVSNGKLPYKFNVLLMTVTSILVASMGLDKIISLSATLLGVIYPVTIVLILLNLFHKRITNPLTHKVTVYVTLVVSILITLGNFIPGVENLVSLLPLYSKGFGWVVPALVGFIIPSIIPTRETATA; encoded by the coding sequence ATGAATAACAAAAGATCAGATTTTTTAGTAATCGGCTTTGCACTATTCTCAATGTTTTTGGGGGCTGGTAACCTTATTTTCCCACCTTTATTAGGAAGAAATTTAGGTGCAGATTACTATTTAGGGATTATAGGATTTATAATAACTGGAGTTGGAGTACCACTACTTGGTATATTATCTTCAATGAGAGTTAACGGTAAGTTTGAATTATTCGGAGATAAAGTAGGTAAAAAATTCTCATTAATATATTCAATAGCATTATTTATACTTATTGGACCATTATTAGCTATTCCTAGAACAGCAGCTACTACATTTGAATTAGCATTTGCTCCTAACTTTGCAAATATAAATTACTTTGCAGTAATAGTTGTTTACTTTTTAGTTAATTTAATCTTTGTATTAAAGCCATCAAAAGTTATAGATGTTTTAGGTAAATTTTTAACTCCTATATTATTAGCTATATTATTTTTCTTAATAGCTAAGGGAGTTCTTAGTCCAATAGACGCTTTAACAAAATCATATACTCCTGATGCCCTTTCTACATCATTACTTGAAGGATATCAAACAATGGATGCAATTGCAGCTGTTATATTCTCTTCAATAATATTAGGTTCAATAAAAGCTAAAGGATATACTGGTAAAGCTAGCTTTAAATTACTTATTAAAGCAGCAGTTATTGCAATCGGAGGACTAGCAATAATTTATGGTGGATTAATCTTCCTTGGGGCTCATACTGGGGATTTAGCTTTAGATTTATCAAATTCTCAATTATTACTTTTTGTTGCTGAAAGTATTCTAGGACATGCAGGTGCAATATTAATAGGTGTATCAATGGCATTAGCTTGTTTAACAACTTCAATAGGATTACTTTCTGCTGGTGGAAGCTTCTTTGAAAGAGTTTCTAATGGTAAATTGCCATATAAATTTAACGTTTTATTAATGACAGTAACTAGTATATTAGTTGCTAGTATGGGATTAGATAAGATAATATCATTATCAGCTACTTTACTTGGTGTAATCTACCCAGTAACAATAGTTCTTATATTATTAAATCTATTCCATAAGAGAATAACTAACCCACTTACTCATAAGGTTACTGTATATGTTACTTTAGTAGTTAGTATATTAATAACACTAGGTAACTTTATACCTGGAGTAGAAAACTTAGTTTCTCTTCTTCCTCTATACTCTAAGGGATTTGGTTGGGTAGTACCTGCTTTAGTAGGATTTATAATACCAAGCATTATTCCTACAAGAGAAACTGCTACAGCTTA